From the Solanum pennellii chromosome 4, SPENNV200 genome, one window contains:
- the LOC107018372 gene encoding QWRF motif-containing protein 2-like, protein MVAAVSTTKPNQKVTSNGLSYQNPKRPPLLPSEAQNGPSRKPKSREVTSRYLSTSSSSSVSTTSSSNTSTTYSSSSNTIASLRTPSPMGTRTVRPAATPVQNSGSVKRSQSVDRRRPVTPASTEKSAAAKQLLNSSRSLSVSFQGQSFSIPVSKAKPPPATNNIGSVRKGTPERRKVTADFVTPERRKVTADFVTPERKKATAEFFTPERSKVAAEMSTSARDRTDNVKTSDQRRWPGRSKSLNSSFLTRSMDCGSIDKPKFGSGSVTSSSMKSVIDIYHRARIEAKLKPQSDNDEVDMKSAYGSAMSADALASDSESVSSGSTSGVHDGPSVIHGRGGPRGIVVPARFWQETNNRIRRGPELCSSMDNGNLKTVASSKQMGNKKFLTDSPRTSPRVVPASRGLVSPLRGGLRPASPSKALTPSANTPLRGMPSPTRTKNGSMGSISNNSCIMPSILSFAADARRGKVGENRIVDAHELRLLYNRNLQWRFVNAQAEAALRAQTTTAERTLYNAWLTTLKLRHSVKSKRIQLQLLRKNVKLHSILKGQGPCLENWSMIDGDHCNSLSGTICALEASTIRLPVVEGARAEVQNVKDAISSAVDVMQAMGSSMYSLLPKVEQVDSMVCELADVVASERALLDQCRDILSSMTALQVKECSLKTHLLQIKDAVCCSTTEV, encoded by the exons ATGGTGGCTGCAGTATCAACAACAAAGCCCAATCAGAAGGTCACATCTAATGGTTTGAGTTACCAGAATCCGAAAAGACCGCCATTGTTGCCTTCAGAAGCTCAGAATGGACCTTCTAGAAAACCGAAATCTAGAGAGGTTACTTCAAGGTACCTTTCgacttcttcttcatcttctgtCTCAACGACGTCGTCTTCGAATACTTCGACAACTTACTCTTCATCGTCTAATACGATTGCCTCACTGAGGACTCCATCGCCGATGGGGACTAGGACGGTTCGACCTGCTGCGACGCCGGTTCAAAATTCCGGTTCAGTTAAACGGTCACAGTCGGTGGACCGGAGACGACCGGTAACGCCAGCGTCTACGGAGAAGTCTGCTGCGGCGAAGCAGCTGTTGAATTCCAGTAGGAGTTTATCCGTTTCCTTTCAAGGTCAGTCTTTCTCTATACCTGTTAGTAAGGCAAAGCCCCCTCCTGCGACGAACAATATTGGAAGTGTGAGGAAGGGTACGCCGGAGAGGAGGAAAGTTACTGCGGATTTTGTCACGCCGGAGAGGAGGAAGGTTACTGCGGATTTTGTCACGCCGGAGAGGAAGAAAGCTACAGCGGAATTTTTTACACCGGAGAGGAGTAAAGTTGCGGCGGAAATGAGCACATCAGCGAGAGATCGGACTGATAATGTCAAGACAAGTGATCAGCGTAGGTGGCCAGGGAGGTCAAAGTCACTAAATTCAAGTTTTCTGACACGAAGCATGGATTGTGGTTCTATTGACAAGCCTAAATTTGGATCCGGAAGTGTCACTAGTTCGTCAATGAAGTCGGTGATTGATATATATCATAGAGCTAGAATTGAAGCTAAATTGAAACCTCAAAGTGATAATGATGAGGTCGATATGAAGTCAGCTTATGGATCAGCTATGTCTGCTGATGCATTGGCTTCAGATAGTGAAAGTGTCTCTTCAGGGAGTACTTCAGGTGTCCATGATGGTCCGAGTGTTATTCATGGACGAGGAGGTCCCCGTGGTATAGTTGTGCCTGCTAGGTTTTGGCAAGAGACTAACAACAGAATCAGACGAGGGCCAGAACTTTGTTCTTCTATGGACAATGGCAATTTGAAAACAGTGGCTTCTTCTAAGCAAATGGGAAACAAGAAGTTTCTGACTGATAGCCCTAGAACATCACCCCGGGTTGTCCCAGCTTCCAGAGGTCTAGTGTCTCCTCTTCGAGGGGGTCTAAGACCAGCATCACCAAGTAAGGCATTGACACCATCTGCTAATACTCCTCTAAGAGGGATGCCAAGTCCTACAAGAACAAAAAATGGTTCCATGGGTTCAATATCtaataattcatgtatcatGCCCTCAATTTTGAGTTTTGCTGCTGATGCAAGAAGAGGGAAGGTAGGGGAAAACCGGATAGTTGATGCACATGAGTTGAGGCTTCTATATAATCGGAACCTGCAATGGCGATTTGTCAATGCACAAGCAGAAGCTGCTCTGAGGGCACAGACAACAACAGCAGAg AGGACCCTATACAATGCTTGGTTGACTACTTTAAAATTGCGGCATTCTGTGAAGTCCAAAAGAATTCAGCTGCAGCTGCTGCGGAAAAATGTGAAGCTGCATTCCATCCTCAAAGGACAA GGGCCATGTTTGGAAAATTGGAGTATGATTGATGGAGACCATTGCAATTCATTGTCAGGGACCATATGTGCTCTGGAAGCCAGCACTATTCGTCTCCCTGTTGTGGAAGGAGCTAGG GCAGAAGTTCAAAATGTTAAAGATGCTATTTCTTCAGCCGTTGACGTGATGCAGGCAATGGGATCCTCAATGTATTCTTTGCTGCCCAAG GTAGAGCAGGTGGATTCTATGGTATGTGAGCTTGCAGATGTAGTGGCTAGCGAGCGTGCTTTACTTGATCAATGTAGAGATATCTTGTCATCAATGACGGCTCTACAG